TGAAGACAACGAGGATGCCCCGAACCCGGTGATTCGTGCTGCCAGCGGTGCGCGTGTGCTGTGGCTGCGCCGCAATGCTGCCCTGACGCTGGACAGCGTCGAGCTGCACGGGTGTGCCCCGGCTGATCCGGCAGACGTCACCTGCGACGTTCCTGTGGACGAGTTGATTGTCGCGGGCGAGTATGAAGACGAAGACGAAACCATTCCGAAAATCCTGCCGCCTGATGGTGGCCTGCTGTTGCTGGACGGCCGTCTGACGGCGCGCAACGCGGTGACCTTCCGGGGTGGCCATGCGCGCCACGGCGGCGCGTTGTTCGTGCGCGAGAACGTCACTGTGACGCTGCAGAACAGCCGATTGACCCACAACGTGGCGGCAGGCCAGGGCGGGGCTATCGCGGTGTACGAGGATTTCGGCAATATTCTCGCCCTGAGCCGTTTCTACATGGCGGAAAATCATGCTGCCACCGAGGGTGGCGGCGTAGCCCTGCCGGGTGGTATTCGCAGCCCGCGTTTGTTGATGGCCAACGGCACCCTGCTGCGCAACACCGCCGGGTCCGGTGGCGCCGCTGTCCATGTGGGCATGGCGGAGGATGATGATCCCGATGAGCCGACGGCCCGTGCTCCGGTTCTGGACCTGGCCAACCTGACGCTGGTGGAGAACAGCAGTGCCGACGTGGATGGCAGCGGCCTGTTCATCGACAGCATTGGTGAGAGCGATGTGGTCAGCAACACCGTGCTGGTGGCGAATCTGCCGCGCGACTGCGCGGGCGCCGGGCTCGAGCCCAGTGTCACGGAGGGCATACTGTTTGCGTATACGGCAACCAGTGATACCGGCTGCCCCGATCCCGGCATCTTCCAGTTTCCGGGCAACAGCGGTTATGCCAACGCGGCGGATATCAGCGTGTTGCGTAATCTGGACGGCCCGTGTGGGGCAGGGTGTGAGCCGATCGCGGATGAAGACGCGCGGTTCGATCTGCCCGGTTTTCTGCCCAACTTTGAAGCAGACCCGGTATTGAATGGTCTGCCCCGTCTGGTGGATGGCGGCAGCCCGGAAACCAGCGCCGAATTTGTGTGTGAGTCGGATGACCAGCGCGGTTTCCGTCGCGAGGACCGCTGCGATATCGGTGCGTTCGAGTTCCGTCGGGCACAGGGCGAGCCGGATAGCATCAACCTGGTGATTGGCCGCACGGAACTGCTTGATGTGGTGGCCAATGACCTGCGTGACAGTACGATCGACTGCGGTCTGCTGGCGCCGGGCACGCCCTGCCTGTGGGTGGTACAGCGTTCCACCCGCGATGCGGTGATGACCCCCGTCATCGATGATGATGGTTATCCGCGTCTGGAATACCAGTTTACCCGCCATTACGACGGCTACGATTTCTTTGCCTATCAGGTCAACCGCGACGCCATCGTGGGTGAGACCTTCGGCGACAACAACATCGGCGCCCGGGTGGCCGTGCTGGCTCGCCCCGAAACCGGCATGACCCGCAGCCGCAATATCGATGACTTTGGTGGCGTACAGCCGTTCTGGTTGCTGGGTCTGGTGCTGGCAGGGTTGCTGCGGTGTGGGCGCGCCCACCGTCGTATACCGGTCGGGCTGCTGGCCTGTGTGGCGCTGTTCGGCTTGCCGACGTTGGTCAATGCGGCGGAAATTCGCGTCAATCAGTTGACCGACGAGACGGACCCCGAGCCGGTGGCAGGGCAGTGCAGCCTGCGTGAGGCGATTCTCAGCGCCATCGACAAGCTGCCCAACAGTACCGGCTGCGCCAATGGCATGACCGGGGAAGACCGGATTGTGTTGCCGGCGGGCACCGTTACGCTGGTGGCGCCGCTTGAGGTAGGACAGAACAACCGCGTCATCATCGAGGGCGAGGGACCGGACAAGACGTTTATCGAGGCGGGTGGCGCTTTCCGGTTGCTGGAACATCGCAGTCGCGTGACGCTGCGCAACCTGACGCTGCGTGGCGGCGACGCCCAGTCGGGTAACGGCGGTGCCATCCAGGCCTTCACCAGTCTGATGCTGGACAACGTCCGGCTGGAGGACAACAGTGCCGTCAATGGCGGGGCTGTCTATCTGAATTTCAGCGCTGATGAGCGGCGCCAGGTGGTCATCCGGCGATCCTTCTTTGTGGACAACCAGGCCAGTGGTCACGGCGGCGCCCTCGCCATGGTGGCGCAGCGCGAGGATCATGACCTGGAGATCAGCAACAGTACCTTTGCGGACAACAGTGCCGGCGACATGGGGGGCGCGCTGGATATTCGCGGTGGCGAGCGTATGCGCACGCGGCTGATCAACAACACCTTTGTCGGCAACAGCGCCGTGCAGGGTGGCGCGGCCATCGATTTCAACGGCTATGCCGGTAACGCCAACATCATCAGCGCCACGATGGTGGACAACAGTGGTCCGGCGCAGATGGATCTGGGCAACCTGCCGGCAGATCCGAACGTGGAAGCGGGCAACATTACCCTGTCGAATTCGATACTCGCCGCGACGAGTCAGGCCTGCAGCCTGGGCGACCGGCGTCTGACGCGCAGTGTGTACAACCTGTTTGCCGATGCCATCGATCCCTCCTGTGAACCCACTGCGGCCAATGGCAACACCGGCAACGAGACCGGCGCGCGTGCCGGCATCGTGACGTCGCTGAATAACGGTGTGCTGGTGGTGGCGGACGAGGTTGCCGAAGAAGACTGGTTGCAACCGCATTTGCCGATCACGGATACCGACGACGATCTGATCGTTGATGCCGCCAACCCGGCGGACCTGTCCAGTGGTACGGGCAGTGTTGATGCCTGCCGCAGCACCGATCTGCGCGGCCGGTCCCGCGCGGCGGGGGACCGCTGTGACCGGGGTGCCTTTGAATTCCAGCAGGCGACGGCGCGTGATGATCAGGGCAACAACGCCAACCGCCGGACCCGCACCGTGCGCCTGGACGTGCTCGGCAACGATATTGCCGGCGAAGACGGCATTGCTCTGCGCCGCGGTACCCTGACGCTGATCACGGGTGACGGCGATGAGCTGGCGGAAACGGTTGGCGAGGCGTTCGTACGCCAGCGTCGTGCTGACCCCGAAGACGACGAAAGCGTGCAGCTGCAATACGATGATGTGATACAGGTGCTCTCCAGCGGTGACGAATACGAGCACTACGCCGCCGATATTGATGACCCGATCCGCGAATGCGGCATGGGGCTCAATCTGGATGGTTCGCAGAACAATGCAGATGATGACCCGGACACGCGACGCGATGATGATTGCGTGGTGGTGTATCGCTTCCGCCAGCCGACGCCCCTCGTGACCTGTGGCGATCTGCCGTTCAAGGATCGTTTCCGTTACGCGGTGGATGTGGACCGTTATACCCTGGTGACCGATCCGGATACCGGCGAGGAAACGCGGGTCTGGGACGATACTCCGGAAACCGTGTCGGCGATGGTCGAGGTCTCCATCAGCAATGTGCCGCCTATTGTGCCGCGTACGGTAATCACCCGTCATATCGAGCCGGGCGGGGATGTCACCATCCACCTGCTGGATGAAGGGGTGCGCGAGTCGGATTTCAGTATCGTCGGCATGCGCCTGCGTGAAAATGCCTCACCGCTGTTTGCGCGCCGGGCGCTGGACAACACCATTGAAGGCACGGGGGTCATTTTTGACGATGTGAATTTCACGGTGACCTATCGCCACGGCGATAACAGCAAGCGCTTCACCGACACCTTCACCGTGCAGCTGCGTGATGAATGCGGCGATACGTCCGACGTGCGTTTCAAGATCACCTTCCCGCAGCAGAATGCGGCCGGCGGTGAGCTGGTGGGGCCGGCCGGGTTGCTGATGCTGTGGCTGGTGCTTCTTGGCGGTTGGCGCCGACGCTTGCGGACGCCATGTTGACCTGCCTGCCCAAGGTCGAATGCAGGTAAGGTGACAAGCTGCGTATAATGTCGCCATCGTTGAATGATGGCACAGGAGCGCAGTATGAATACCTCTTCCGGTTGGGACCTGGTTGTCATTGGCAGTGGTCCGGCAGGGGAGGCCGCCGCCATGCGTGCCGCCAAAGACGGCATGAAGGTGGCCATGATCGAAGACCAGGCCCAGGTGGGCGGCAGCTGCACCCACCTGGGTACCATCCCCTCCAAGGCGCTTCGCCATCAGGTGCGTCAGGTCATTCGCCATCAACGCAACCCGCTGCTGCAAGGCGTGGCAGACATGCCGGACGTTGGCTGGCCGCAACTGGTCAACAAGATCCGTGATGTCATTGGTGCCCAGGTCCGGGTGCGCTCCGGGTTCTATTTTCGCAACCGGGTTCAGGTGTTTCAGGGCCGGGGGCGTATTGCCGGAGAGGGGCGTGTCCAGGTGCAGGATCATCAGGACCGCGAGTGGCTGCTGGAAACCCGCTACATCATCCTGGCCACGGGTTCGCGCCCGTATCACCCGGAGGACGTGGATTTCAATCATCCGCGCGTCTACGACAGTGACACCATCCTCGACATGGACCATACCCCACGCAACATCATCATTTATGGTGCGGGCGTCATCGGTTGCGAATACGCCAGCCTGTTCACCGGCATGGGCATGCGAGTGGACCTGGTCAACAGCCGCGAGCATCTGCTCGATTTCCTGGATGCCGAAATTTCCGATGCGCTGAGTTATCACCTGCGCGAGCAGGGCTGTACCATCCGGCACGGTGAAGAGTACGAGGCGGTCAAGGCCGATGACGATGGGGTCACGCTGCTGCTGAAATCGGGCAAGCGTCTGCGGGCCGATGCGCTGTTGTGGTCGAACGGCCGCAGTGGCAACAGCCGTGACCTGGGGCTGGAGACCGTCGGCCTCGAAGCCAATGGCCGGGGCCAGCTGCAGGTGGATGAGGCCTACCAGACCGCTGCACCGGGCATTTATGCGGTGGGCGACCTGATCGGCTGGCCATCGCTGGCCAGTGCGTCCTACGACCAGGGGCGTTTTTGCGCGGCCAGCCTGTGCGGCGAGACACCGCGTCAGGTAAGCAATGTGCCCACCGGCATCTACACCATTCCCGGTATCAGCTCAGTGGGCCGTACCGAGCACGAACTGACGGAGGCGAAGGTGCCGTACGAAGTAGGGCAGGCCTTCTTCAAGAATCTGGCCCGTGCACAGATTACCGGGGAAAAGGCGGGCATGCTCAAGCTGCTGTTTCACCGCGATACGCTGGAGCTGCTCGGCATTCACTGCTTCGGCTATCAGGCGACGGAAATTGTCCACGTCGGTCAGGCCATCATGGCGCAACCGGCACCGCACAATACCCTGCGTTACTTCGTGGAAACGACCTTCAACTATCCGACCATGGCAGAAGCCTATCGGGTGGCTGCGATCAATGGCATGAACCGGCTGCGCCGCTGAGGCTTCAGCCGCCGCGTTGTCGGCGGCTGCGTTCGGCGTAGGTTTCCCGGGTGCGCAGGCTGGCCTCGGTGGACTTGCGCACCAGCACATAGGTGGACCCGGCGCCGCCATGTTCCGGTCGCGCCGAATGCCACGCCAGCACCAGATCCGATTCAGCCAGCCAGTGCATCACATAGCTTTTCATGCGCGCGGGCTGCGGGCTGTGCAGCCCCTTGCCATGGGTAATCAGCAGGGTGCGCAAGCCTCGCTGGTGGGCCTGGGTGAGCAGATCGTGCACCAGCTTGCGGCCATCGCTGAGGGTAATGCGGTGCAGGTCGAGCTTCGCCTGAATGTCATACTTGCCCAGTCGCAGCTTTCGGTACACGCCTTCCTGCACGCCGTTCTTGCGGTGGCCGACGATGTCGTGCGGGCCGATTTCGGCGACATGGTCGGGCACTGTCAGGGGGTTGGGGTCACGGAGCTGGTCACGGATGGCGGCGTCCCGACGCGCCAACTGGGCGGGTGAGGGCGCGCGCCGGGCGCTGCCGACGACCCGGTCATCCGGGCCCAGCGGTTTGACATCGCCCATCTCCGAGCGGAACAGGTCCAGGTCATGATCTGCCATGGCAATCACCTGCGCACATGATGGCGGGAACGTATACCTTGAATGGTACCGCAAGCAGGCGGAAACTGGGATGCAAAGATGGAGGAGGGTGTGCCATGCACCAGCGACTGCATCGGGATCATCTGAAGGTCAATGTGCGCGTGCTTGAGCGGGACAGCGGCCGTGTTCTGGGCCACCTGGTGGACTTGTCACTGGGAGGGCTCTGCGTATCCGGCGAGTCGCCGGCCTGTGAAGGTGATCCGGTCTGGCTCACCCTGAACCTGCCCTGGCCTATCGACGGCCAACGGCAGGTCAGCGTGGCGGCCAGCCTGCGCTGGCAACGCGACGCCGGGCGGCGCAGACACGCTGGCTACCGATTGCACGCTGCCGATGCGCCGGCGCTGGCCGTGCTGGATGCTCTGGCGGCGCGTTTTGCGGATTGATGATCCGTATCAGTAATCGGCGTCGTCGCGGCGGCCGCGCCGCTCGGAGCCGGGAGACACTGCGGGTGTCTCGTCCTGATGGCGCTTGCGCTGTGCATCACGGCGTTGCTTCTGCCGTGCCTCGCGCTCGTGGTGTTCCTGCCATTCGTCCTGATCGTAATCGTCGAAGTGCTGGTGGCGTCCCATAACCTTGCTGGCTCGTGTGCTTTATAACGCCCCTATTTTTAATCTGTTTTCTGGCGCTTGTCATCGCTTTTCACCGGTAAACGGACGGATATGACACAATAGGCGGCTGCAAGCCCCCGGCAGGGGAGCAGCGGGAGAGCATCAGGAGACCATCAGGAGAGTAGCAGGGTGGAACAGACCGAGCGTGTCTGGGGGTTCTTGACGCCCATTGGCAAACAACTTTATGAGTACTGGCCCGGGTTGGTGGCAGGGTTCAGCCTGCTGGCGGCGGTGCTGGCCGTGTCTCATGCGGTACTCAACAAACGTGACGCCCGTGCCGCAGCAGCGTGGACCGGGCTGATTTTCCTGTTGCCGCTGATTGGTGCGGCCCTCTATCTGCTGCTGGGCGTTAATCGCATCCAGCGTCGTGCCCGGCAGTTATCCCCGGATGTGACGGGCACGTCGGTGGATCTGGTGCCGGTGATCCAGCCGCGCCCTCGCCCCGGCCATCTGCATACCCTTGCCGAACTGTCTGGCCGTCTGACGGGCCTGCCGTTGCTGAACGGCAATGCCGTGACCACTCTCGAGGCTCCCGCCGCACTGGATGACATGGTGGCCGCCATTGAGGCAGCGGAGGATTCGGTCTACCTGGCCACCTACATTTTCGGCAATGATGCCGCTGGCCGGCCCTTGGTGGACGCCCTGGCCGCCGCTGCCCGGCGTGGCGTGCAGGTACGGGTCCTGATCGACGGGATGGGAGCGCTCTATACCTTTCCGTCTATTGTCCGTCGGCTGCGCCGTCGCGGGGTGCTGGTGGAGCGTTTCCTGTACTCGCTCGCCCCCTGGCGGATGCCTTACATGAACCTGCGCAATCACCGCAAGGTGATGATCGTGGATCGCCAGATCGGCTTTACCGGGGGCATGAACCTGCGTGCGGGCTACATCAGCCAGCCCGCCACCATTCGCGACCTGCATGCGCGCATCGACGGCCCGGTGGTGGAGCATCTGCTGCGCAGTTTCGCGGCGGACTGGTACTTCACCTGTCGTGAACACCTGAATACGGATTATGCCGGGGCACTGGACTGCGGCCCGGTGCTGGCACGCGGGATCAGCGCCGGCCCCGATGCGGATCTGGGCAAACGGCGCCTGACCCTGCTGGCGGCCATCGGTAGCGCCCAGCACGAGGTGCGTATCGTGACGCCTTATTTCGTGCCGGACCAGACGTTGCTGACCGCGTTGCAACTGGCCTGCATGCGCGGGGTGCGGGTGGAACTGATTCTGCCTGGGCGCAACAACATGCGCCTGGTGCACTGGGCTTCATTGCACATGCTGCCCTGGTTGGTGAGCGACGGCTGCGAGCTGTATTTCTCCGCCGAGCCGTTCGATCACACCAAGGTTATGACCGTGGATGGTAACTGGAGTCTGCTGGGTTCAGGCAACTGGGATGCGCGCAGCTTGCGGTTGAACTTCGAGTTCGATCTGGAATGTTACGACGAAGCCCTGGCGGAAACCCTGAACCGGCAGATGGATATCCGTCGCGCCAATGCCCGCCGGGTCAGCCTGGAAGACATGCAGTCCCAAGGCTATCTGCGGCGCCTGCGCAACGGGTTTGCCTACGTGCTCGAGCCTTATTTGTAACCGCCAGACGGGAGATCACAGACGTGCGACTTGAACAGGGGCAGGTATTGCCGCCGCGTGCGGCGACACTGCTGAAGGTCTGTTACAGCCTGGTGCTGCTGATCGTGGTGCTGGGTATCTGCGCCTGGTTGCCGGAAGGGGATGGCCGTTTGTGGCTTGGTCAGGGCGTTAATCTGCTGGTGGCGTTGTATC
This region of Isoalcanivorax indicus genomic DNA includes:
- the smrA gene encoding DNA endonuclease SmrA, translated to MADHDLDLFRSEMGDVKPLGPDDRVVGSARRAPSPAQLARRDAAIRDQLRDPNPLTVPDHVAEIGPHDIVGHRKNGVQEGVYRKLRLGKYDIQAKLDLHRITLSDGRKLVHDLLTQAHQRGLRTLLITHGKGLHSPQPARMKSYVMHWLAESDLVLAWHSARPEHGGAGSTYVLVRKSTEASLRTRETYAERSRRQRGG
- a CDS encoding CSLREA domain-containing protein produces the protein MTYRRLRPLMAGLLLCLGTGAHAATFLISISDDVSQEDECSLRDAFIAITQQEERNACPAGTGNDVIRLQAGEVYQLDSQLVLGGFIKGVPQVDAEGDPVPEDGCDPDDPPPGETECPQKVVKRAINPSVRIETLLRNEDNEDAPNPVIRAASGARVLWLRRNAALTLDSVELHGCAPADPADVTCDVPVDELIVAGEYEDEDETIPKILPPDGGLLLLDGRLTARNAVTFRGGHARHGGALFVRENVTVTLQNSRLTHNVAAGQGGAIAVYEDFGNILALSRFYMAENHAATEGGGVALPGGIRSPRLLMANGTLLRNTAGSGGAAVHVGMAEDDDPDEPTARAPVLDLANLTLVENSSADVDGSGLFIDSIGESDVVSNTVLVANLPRDCAGAGLEPSVTEGILFAYTATSDTGCPDPGIFQFPGNSGYANAADISVLRNLDGPCGAGCEPIADEDARFDLPGFLPNFEADPVLNGLPRLVDGGSPETSAEFVCESDDQRGFRREDRCDIGAFEFRRAQGEPDSINLVIGRTELLDVVANDLRDSTIDCGLLAPGTPCLWVVQRSTRDAVMTPVIDDDGYPRLEYQFTRHYDGYDFFAYQVNRDAIVGETFGDNNIGARVAVLARPETGMTRSRNIDDFGGVQPFWLLGLVLAGLLRCGRAHRRIPVGLLACVALFGLPTLVNAAEIRVNQLTDETDPEPVAGQCSLREAILSAIDKLPNSTGCANGMTGEDRIVLPAGTVTLVAPLEVGQNNRVIIEGEGPDKTFIEAGGAFRLLEHRSRVTLRNLTLRGGDAQSGNGGAIQAFTSLMLDNVRLEDNSAVNGGAVYLNFSADERRQVVIRRSFFVDNQASGHGGALAMVAQREDHDLEISNSTFADNSAGDMGGALDIRGGERMRTRLINNTFVGNSAVQGGAAIDFNGYAGNANIISATMVDNSGPAQMDLGNLPADPNVEAGNITLSNSILAATSQACSLGDRRLTRSVYNLFADAIDPSCEPTAANGNTGNETGARAGIVTSLNNGVLVVADEVAEEDWLQPHLPITDTDDDLIVDAANPADLSSGTGSVDACRSTDLRGRSRAAGDRCDRGAFEFQQATARDDQGNNANRRTRTVRLDVLGNDIAGEDGIALRRGTLTLITGDGDELAETVGEAFVRQRRADPEDDESVQLQYDDVIQVLSSGDEYEHYAADIDDPIRECGMGLNLDGSQNNADDDPDTRRDDDCVVVYRFRQPTPLVTCGDLPFKDRFRYAVDVDRYTLVTDPDTGEETRVWDDTPETVSAMVEVSISNVPPIVPRTVITRHIEPGGDVTIHLLDEGVRESDFSIVGMRLRENASPLFARRALDNTIEGTGVIFDDVNFTVTYRHGDNSKRFTDTFTVQLRDECGDTSDVRFKITFPQQNAAGGELVGPAGLLMLWLVLLGGWRRRLRTPC
- the sthA gene encoding Si-specific NAD(P)(+) transhydrogenase, with protein sequence MNTSSGWDLVVIGSGPAGEAAAMRAAKDGMKVAMIEDQAQVGGSCTHLGTIPSKALRHQVRQVIRHQRNPLLQGVADMPDVGWPQLVNKIRDVIGAQVRVRSGFYFRNRVQVFQGRGRIAGEGRVQVQDHQDREWLLETRYIILATGSRPYHPEDVDFNHPRVYDSDTILDMDHTPRNIIIYGAGVIGCEYASLFTGMGMRVDLVNSREHLLDFLDAEISDALSYHLREQGCTIRHGEEYEAVKADDDGVTLLLKSGKRLRADALLWSNGRSGNSRDLGLETVGLEANGRGQLQVDEAYQTAAPGIYAVGDLIGWPSLASASYDQGRFCAASLCGETPRQVSNVPTGIYTIPGISSVGRTEHELTEAKVPYEVGQAFFKNLARAQITGEKAGMLKLLFHRDTLELLGIHCFGYQATEIVHVGQAIMAQPAPHNTLRYFVETTFNYPTMAEAYRVAAINGMNRLRR
- a CDS encoding PilZ domain-containing protein is translated as MHQRLHRDHLKVNVRVLERDSGRVLGHLVDLSLGGLCVSGESPACEGDPVWLTLNLPWPIDGQRQVSVAASLRWQRDAGRRRHAGYRLHAADAPALAVLDALAARFAD
- a CDS encoding phospholipase D-like domain-containing protein, coding for MEQTERVWGFLTPIGKQLYEYWPGLVAGFSLLAAVLAVSHAVLNKRDARAAAAWTGLIFLLPLIGAALYLLLGVNRIQRRARQLSPDVTGTSVDLVPVIQPRPRPGHLHTLAELSGRLTGLPLLNGNAVTTLEAPAALDDMVAAIEAAEDSVYLATYIFGNDAAGRPLVDALAAAARRGVQVRVLIDGMGALYTFPSIVRRLRRRGVLVERFLYSLAPWRMPYMNLRNHRKVMIVDRQIGFTGGMNLRAGYISQPATIRDLHARIDGPVVEHLLRSFAADWYFTCREHLNTDYAGALDCGPVLARGISAGPDADLGKRRLTLLAAIGSAQHEVRIVTPYFVPDQTLLTALQLACMRGVRVELILPGRNNMRLVHWASLHMLPWLVSDGCELYFSAEPFDHTKVMTVDGNWSLLGSGNWDARSLRLNFEFDLECYDEALAETLNRQMDIRRANARRVSLEDMQSQGYLRRLRNGFAYVLEPYL